Proteins from a single region of Candidatus Methylomirabilota bacterium:
- a CDS encoding hydantoinase B/oxoprolinase family protein, whose protein sequence is MTSRFDAITLEVLWTRLISVVDEAAKAIVRTSFSTLSNEANDFACVLTDARGFALAQNSGSIPSFIGTLPATVRHFLSEFGAGGMKPGDVFITNDPWQGTGHMSDVCLVKPIFHRDRLVAFAATTSHMPDIGGRIRAIEARELFEEGLHIPLTRLRRAGETDPTLVQLIRANVRTPDQTMGDIWAQVSANELMDNRVTRLMDDYDLPSLDAVGDELFARSERAMRRAIAAVPDGTYRFALETDGFEKPYQFRIALTVRGDEIIADYTGTSPAQPRAINCVMAYTYAMTAYAVRCALLPGLPNNEGMYRPVKVEAPEGCLLNPKFPAAVVSRAQTGHYVPVLVLGALHQVIPDKVMAGAGSPLWAVAQSGTRDDGRPYTNVLFFNGGMGATAVKDGEHVLSWPSNISSTPVEIAERNSPLFFRHKRMREASGGQGRFRGGLGQDVLFESRSRRPIVLSFMAERTRVPAPGLAGGGPGGIGDVRINGKKVDHRRQHVLAHGDTVLVSTPGGGGYGPARARAQALRKRDAALGYSGRGRR, encoded by the coding sequence ATGACGTCCCGTTTCGACGCGATCACGCTCGAGGTGCTTTGGACGCGGCTCATCTCCGTCGTGGACGAGGCGGCCAAGGCCATCGTGCGGACGTCTTTCTCCACGCTCTCCAACGAGGCAAACGACTTCGCCTGCGTCCTGACCGACGCGCGGGGCTTCGCGCTTGCCCAGAATTCCGGGAGCATCCCGTCCTTCATCGGCACGCTGCCCGCCACCGTCCGTCACTTCCTCAGCGAGTTCGGTGCCGGCGGCATGAAGCCGGGCGATGTCTTCATCACCAACGATCCCTGGCAGGGCACGGGCCACATGAGCGACGTCTGTCTCGTGAAGCCCATCTTTCACCGGGACCGGCTCGTCGCCTTCGCGGCCACCACCTCGCACATGCCCGACATCGGCGGGCGCATACGCGCCATCGAGGCGCGCGAGCTCTTCGAGGAAGGCCTGCACATCCCGTTGACCAGGCTCCGCCGTGCGGGAGAGACAGACCCGACGCTGGTCCAGCTCATCCGCGCCAACGTCCGCACGCCGGACCAGACCATGGGCGACATCTGGGCGCAGGTGAGCGCCAACGAGCTGATGGACAACCGCGTGACGCGGCTGATGGACGACTACGACCTGCCGTCCCTCGACGCGGTGGGGGACGAGCTGTTCGCCAGGTCCGAGCGCGCGATGCGGCGCGCGATTGCCGCTGTGCCGGACGGCACCTACCGTTTCGCGCTCGAGACCGACGGCTTCGAGAAGCCCTACCAGTTCAGGATCGCGCTCACGGTCAGGGGAGACGAGATCATCGCGGACTACACGGGCACGTCGCCCGCCCAACCGCGCGCGATCAACTGTGTCATGGCGTACACCTATGCGATGACGGCGTATGCCGTGCGCTGCGCGCTCCTGCCCGGCCTGCCGAACAACGAGGGCATGTACCGCCCGGTCAAGGTCGAGGCGCCCGAGGGCTGTCTCCTGAACCCGAAGTTTCCCGCCGCCGTCGTCAGCCGCGCCCAGACGGGGCACTACGTGCCCGTGCTGGTCCTGGGCGCGCTCCACCAGGTCATTCCCGACAAGGTGATGGCGGGGGCGGGCTCGCCGCTCTGGGCCGTGGCGCAGTCGGGCACGCGCGACGACGGGCGCCCGTACACCAACGTCCTCTTCTTCAACGGCGGCATGGGTGCGACGGCGGTGAAAGACGGCGAGCACGTGCTTTCCTGGCCGAGCAACATCTCGAGCACGCCGGTCGAGATCGCGGAGCGGAACAGCCCGCTCTTCTTCCGCCACAAGCGCATGCGCGAGGCCTCGGGCGGGCAGGGGCGCTTCCGCGGCGGCCTCGGCCAGGACGTGCTCTTCGAGAGCCGCTCGCGGCGGCCGATCGTGCTGAGCTTCATGGCCGAGCGCACGCGCGTCCCCGCTCCGGGTCTCGCCGGGGGAGGGCCCGGCGGCATCGGCGACGTCAGGATCAACGGCAAGAAGGTGGACCATCGCCGCCAGCACGTACTTGCTCACGGAGACACCGTGCTCGTCAGCACTCCGGGGGGCGGCGGCTACGGGCCGGCGCGCGCTCGCGCCCAGGCCCTGCGAAAGCGCGACGCGGCGCTTGGCTACTCTGGGAGGGGAAGGAGATGA